The Kordia sp. SMS9 DNA window CGTACAAAGACTATCCGGCAGATAAAGCGGGACTGAAAGCCGGTGATGAAATTGTACAAATTGGAGACATCGTGATTGCGAATTTTAAGGAAAACACAGGCGAATTGTTAAAAGGTGCTGCCAATAGTAAAGTAAAAATCGTCTACAAACGTCAAGGAAAAGAATATACTACAGAGTTAATACGAACTAAAATTGAAGTAGATGCGGTTCCGTTTTATAAGATGATTGATGACAAAACTGGATATATTGTATTGGCTAAATTCAACAAAAAAGCAAGCGCTCAAACGAAAGATGCACTCGAACGATTAAAAGAAGATGGTGCAGAACGTATTATCCTTGATTTGCGTGGAAATCCTGGTGGATTGTTGCGTGAGTCTATCGCAATTGTGAATTTATTTGTGCCTAAGGGCGAAGTGATCGTCACTACAAAATCGAAAGTAAAGAAATACAACAGAACCTATAAAACCAAAAAGAACCCTGTAGATATGGAAATTCCGTTGGTTGTATTGGTAAACGGAAAGAGTGCTTCTGCCAGCGAAATTGTTTCAGGAGCCTTACAAGATTTGGACAGAGCTGTCGTAATTGGCGCGCGTAGTTTTGGAAAAGGATTGGTACAACAACCTAAAAAATTGACGTACGGAACACAATTAAAAGTAACCATTTCAAGATATTTTACACCTTCTGGACGTTGTATTCAAGCATTGGATTACTGGAATAGAGACGAAAACGGAAATGCCGTACGAACAGGTGAAGAGGATTACAATGCGTTTAAAACAAAAAAAGGAAGAACTGTGTATGATGGCGGCGGAATCAATCCAGATATTGAAATTGCCTCTCAAAAAACTAGTGACTTTACACGATCTTTGATGAGAAATTATTCCATTTTTGATTATGCTACTAAATTTTACAATCAAAATTCGTTGGCTTCCATTAATGATTTTTCTACAGAAACTATTAATTACAAAGCATTCAAACAAAATGTCGCCGCTGACGGATTGGGTTTCTATGAAACAAATACGGAAAAAGAATTGAAAAAAATTATGAGTACCAAAGAAGCTTCAGAATTTGGTAACAATGTTTCTAAAGAATACAACGACTTATTAGCTTCTATCAAACAAAGCAAATTAGACGCGTTAGACACCTATAAATCACAAATACAAGTAGAACTTGAAAACGAAATTTTAAAGCGTTATTTCTACCGTGAAGGCTTATATCAGTATCAATTAACACATGATGAAGCCATTAAAAAAGCGACTGAGCTATTGGCAAATAAAAGTGAATACGATCGTATTTTAAACTAAGAACTATCGGATCATAGAAATATGAGGAATACCATCTTCTAAGTATTCCTCTCCTATTTGTGTAAAGCCATGTGAATTGTAAAACTTTCGCAGATACGTTTGTGCAGAAATTTTGATGGCTTCTGTATGATAGTGTTCTTTAATACCTTCAATAGAAGCTTTGATGATTTCGTGTCCATATCCAAATGCACGTGCTTTTTCAGAGACCACTACTCTACCGATACTTGCTTTTTCAAAATAATCGCCTGCATTGAACAAGCGCGTGTAAGCTACAATTTTTCCATCGGAATCTTTGCCAATTACGTGCAGCGCTTTTCTATCCTTTCCGTCAATATCTTGATATACACAATCTTGTTCCACTACAAAAACTTCGCTTCGGAGTTGTAGTACATCATACAATTCGTCAATAGTAAAGGCATCGAACGGTTTTACAGTTATGGTTAACATAAATTTTGGAGATCAATATATAAATTAACTACACGCAATTTTCTCCACTCTACGCAAATGTCTTCCACCTTCAAATTCAGTGTCTAAAAACGTATCAACCATGGCAATTGCTTGTTGTAATGAAGTAAAACGCGCAGGAATACTCAAAATATTGGCGTCGTTGTGTTGCCTGGCAAGTGCTACAATCTCTTTGGTCCAACAAAGTGCCGCACGTACCTTTTGGTGCTTGTTTGCCGTCATAGCAGCGCCGTTTCCGCTTCCACAGATGATAATTCCAAACGGAACTTTTTCGGTTTCCACATCCGTAGCAACTGGATGTATAAAATCAGGATAATCGACACTAGCATCAGCGTTGGTTCCGTAGTTTTGAATCGCGTAGCCTTTTGCTTCCAAATGCGCTACAATAGCGTTTTTATAATCGGTTCCAGCATGATCGTTTCCGATGGCAATAGTTTTCATGTTTTTTCGTGTTGTGTTTGTTGAAAACAAAGGTATGAATCGACTTTTGAACAACCGAAAAAAGTCAGTGTTAATTTAATTTTACAATTCGTTAATTTTGAGAGGATTATAAGTTAACATGAATTGTTGATATCTAGTGGTGAGAAACTGAGAAGAAAATTTTGTGGCTTCAAAATATTTTACAATACAAACAAATTTTAAAGCTTCACAACTTATTTAGCACTTCTTTTTAGAAAACTTTTCAAAAACCGTTCTCTTGATTGTTAACAATTTTTCAACGAACTTTTATCAAAAATACCCTGTGTATAACGGTTGTTAATAGCTGTTGATAACCTAGCTAATAATTCTTAAAATAAACAAGTTAGCCTTTTCATAAACTGTTGATCAAATTCAATAACAAACAATTGCAACAAAAAGCCTTAAAAGTTTTGCTACCTATTCACACGCTATAATAACCATCATTATTTTTTTTAAATTTATAAAAGAAAGAAATATTACTATTATATATGTTCATAACATTTAAATTGAATTTCTCTTTTTAAAACTTAAATTGTGTCTGTTATTTTAAAATTTTGTGTGTTTGGAAGTGATCGCTTTCGCGGGAAAAAAAGAAGAAAAATTATATGCTAGCTAAAACTTCATTGTTAAAACGATCAAAATTGCTACTTCGAGTGAAACTTCTCAGAAAGAAAAAATACGAGCGGAATAAAAAAGCTTT harbors:
- a CDS encoding S41 family peptidase; translated protein: MKKLFKKRVLIPVLAITFLLGAVSFKSDFFEIAKQIEIFTTMFKQLNMNYVDETNPAELMDDAIKEMLNDLDPYTKFYNEQDVEAAKIRNAGEYSGIGASVRRQKNKITIVEPYKDYPADKAGLKAGDEIVQIGDIVIANFKENTGELLKGAANSKVKIVYKRQGKEYTTELIRTKIEVDAVPFYKMIDDKTGYIVLAKFNKKASAQTKDALERLKEDGAERIILDLRGNPGGLLRESIAIVNLFVPKGEVIVTTKSKVKKYNRTYKTKKNPVDMEIPLVVLVNGKSASASEIVSGALQDLDRAVVIGARSFGKGLVQQPKKLTYGTQLKVTISRYFTPSGRCIQALDYWNRDENGNAVRTGEEDYNAFKTKKGRTVYDGGGINPDIEIASQKTSDFTRSLMRNYSIFDYATKFYNQNSLASINDFSTETINYKAFKQNVAADGLGFYETNTEKELKKIMSTKEASEFGNNVSKEYNDLLASIKQSKLDALDTYKSQIQVELENEILKRYFYREGLYQYQLTHDEAIKKATELLANKSEYDRILN
- a CDS encoding GNAT family N-acetyltransferase gives rise to the protein MLTITVKPFDAFTIDELYDVLQLRSEVFVVEQDCVYQDIDGKDRKALHVIGKDSDGKIVAYTRLFNAGDYFEKASIGRVVVSEKARAFGYGHEIIKASIEGIKEHYHTEAIKISAQTYLRKFYNSHGFTQIGEEYLEDGIPHISMIR
- the rpiB gene encoding ribose 5-phosphate isomerase B, coding for MKTIAIGNDHAGTDYKNAIVAHLEAKGYAIQNYGTNADASVDYPDFIHPVATDVETEKVPFGIIICGSGNGAAMTANKHQKVRAALCWTKEIVALARQHNDANILSIPARFTSLQQAIAMVDTFLDTEFEGGRHLRRVEKIACS